A genomic stretch from Onychostoma macrolepis isolate SWU-2019 chromosome 02, ASM1243209v1, whole genome shotgun sequence includes:
- the LOC131552074 gene encoding peroxiredoxin-6-like isoform X2 yields MSEACFSISWGVLFSHPRDFTPVCTTELGRAAQLSPEFIKRNVKLMALSVDSLEEHHGWSKDIMAYNNAEPGSQFPFPIIADDRRELVERLGMLDPEEKDRSGMPLTARCVFVIGPDKKLKLSILYPATTGRNFDEILRVIDSLQLTAHNRVATPVDWRVRTSVWRLMRAVLILLSVCNVCGSALKPGNSVMVPPSIPETEAAALFPAGVYTKDLPSGKKYLRYTPQPNTQQQ; encoded by the exons ATGAGTGAAGCGTGTTTCTCCATCAGCTGGGGCGTCCTGTTCTCTCATCCTCGAGACTTCACTCCCGTCTGCACCACCGAACTCGGCAGAGCCGCTCAGCTCAGTCCTGAGTTCATCAAGCGTAACGTGAAGCTGATGGCGCTCTCCGTCGACAGCCTGGAGGAACATCACGGCTGGAGCAAG GACATCATGGCTTACAATAACGCAGAGCCTGGGAGCCAGTTTCCCTTCCCCATCATAGCGGATGACCGGCGGGAGCTGGTGGAGAGACTGGGCATGCTGGACCCGGAGGAGAAGGACCGCAGCGGGATGCCTCTCACCGCGAGATGT GTGTTTGTGATCGGCCCGGATAAGAAGTTAAAGCTCTCCATTCTCTATCCTGCAACAACAGGACGGAACTTTGATGAGATTCTGCGTGTCATTGACTCGTTACAGTTAACGGCGCACAACCGTGTGGCTACGCCTGTGGACTGGAGGGTGAGGACGTCTGTTTGGAGATTGATGAGAGCTGTGTTGATTCTTCTgtctgtgtgtaatgtgtgtggATCTGCTCTGAAGCCTGGAAACAGTGTGATGGTGCCTCCCAGCATCCCTGAGACGGAGGCCGCGGCGCTCTTCCCCGCTGGAGTCTACACCAAAGACCTGCCGTCTGGGAAGAAATACCTGCGCTACACACCACAACCCAACACACAGCAGCAGTGA
- the LOC131552074 gene encoding peroxiredoxin-6-like isoform X4: MALSVDSLEEHHGWSKDIMAYNNAEPGSQFPFPIIADDRRELVERLGMLDPEEKDRSGMPLTARCVFVIGPDKKLKLSILYPATTGRNFDEILRVIDSLQLTAHNRVATPVDWRVRTSVWRLMRAVLILLSVCNVCGSALKPGNSVMVPPSIPETEAAALFPAGVYTKDLPSGKKYLRYTPQPNTQQQ; the protein is encoded by the exons ATGGCGCTCTCCGTCGACAGCCTGGAGGAACATCACGGCTGGAGCAAG GACATCATGGCTTACAATAACGCAGAGCCTGGGAGCCAGTTTCCCTTCCCCATCATAGCGGATGACCGGCGGGAGCTGGTGGAGAGACTGGGCATGCTGGACCCGGAGGAGAAGGACCGCAGCGGGATGCCTCTCACCGCGAGATGT GTGTTTGTGATCGGCCCGGATAAGAAGTTAAAGCTCTCCATTCTCTATCCTGCAACAACAGGACGGAACTTTGATGAGATTCTGCGTGTCATTGACTCGTTACAGTTAACGGCGCACAACCGTGTGGCTACGCCTGTGGACTGGAGGGTGAGGACGTCTGTTTGGAGATTGATGAGAGCTGTGTTGATTCTTCTgtctgtgtgtaatgtgtgtggATCTGCTCTGAAGCCTGGAAACAGTGTGATGGTGCCTCCCAGCATCCCTGAGACGGAGGCCGCGGCGCTCTTCCCCGCTGGAGTCTACACCAAAGACCTGCCGTCTGGGAAGAAATACCTGCGCTACACACCACAACCCAACACACAGCAGCAGTGA